The following proteins are co-located in the Nitrospiraceae bacterium genome:
- a CDS encoding DUF2791 family P-loop domain-containing protein yields the protein MSPQEWLNVLKSAYLQEFIRRGGSAVKFAVVEEAQDVKTVCIGVGALSREEGFVTIHADSHCTKVQLIDLLYKEMARQIDWDALAFEYVKKLFREHQWKIPERREECCWSSLASLNCCDEAAMHREVNAWLEGSLFQDFHMSREFRLAMIQLCVAQLELPESPSQESAAIKAWLRGELKQMAILKKILIFEKVTRSNARDLIISLAHWTRLLGKPGMVLTIDISAFTGGKEAGATSLKYSPSAVMDAYEMLRQFIDGSDEIEGLLVVVVASQAFLSDQRLGLNRYEALKLRIWDDVRDKTRQNPFAPMVRLTDQTTVFAESSLLAKVGSRKEDVQHQRVIESLRAGVPSPGVVQALGCPQPMVKSKFQQMLQDAQASIHKGWTTKGMLIEGGFGTGKSHLLESLRRMALESRFVCSKVVISKETPLYSPAMMFRSAIEAADIPEKRGDVLTEVAADLNFKSPQYANFYEWVHRQGGEIDGRFAASVFLYERMVNDPELSHRIIRFWAGDPLTDAEIKRLLKSCDASVSYRFERISPMEMALQRFKFVSRLMIAAGYAGWILLIDEAEIIGRYSFKQRAQSYAELARWLGRLEASSFADLGYKSGLAAVMALTDDFQSAILDEKGDREKVPEKLRESGSETDLVLSRQAEQGMRLIECERIPLVGPYDQLVEEIYHKIRAIHGAAYGWEPPQVPTIERLSSTRMREYVKGWITEWDLTRLDPTQKVDIELMEIRQDYSEDSELEGDLEGRLHPALSESN from the coding sequence ATGTCTCCACAGGAATGGTTGAATGTTCTCAAATCTGCCTATCTTCAGGAGTTTATTCGTCGTGGAGGATCGGCCGTCAAATTTGCCGTTGTGGAGGAGGCTCAGGATGTCAAAACGGTGTGCATAGGGGTGGGGGCGCTGTCACGGGAGGAGGGCTTTGTCACAATTCACGCGGACTCTCATTGTACGAAGGTTCAACTGATTGATCTCTTGTACAAGGAAATGGCCAGACAAATTGATTGGGACGCCTTGGCGTTCGAGTATGTCAAAAAACTCTTTAGAGAGCATCAATGGAAAATCCCTGAAAGGCGGGAGGAATGTTGCTGGTCTTCTCTGGCCTCTCTCAACTGTTGCGATGAAGCCGCGATGCACCGAGAAGTGAACGCATGGTTGGAAGGGAGCCTGTTCCAGGATTTTCACATGAGTCGGGAATTTCGACTGGCCATGATCCAGTTGTGTGTGGCTCAGTTGGAATTGCCTGAAAGTCCCTCTCAAGAGTCGGCAGCAATCAAGGCCTGGCTTCGGGGTGAGCTGAAGCAAATGGCTATCCTCAAAAAAATATTGATTTTTGAAAAGGTTACCCGCAGTAATGCGCGTGACCTCATCATCTCCTTAGCCCATTGGACTCGCCTGTTGGGGAAACCCGGTATGGTCCTGACCATCGATATTTCAGCCTTTACAGGCGGCAAAGAAGCCGGTGCGACCTCGCTAAAGTATTCCCCCTCTGCCGTTATGGATGCTTATGAGATGCTGAGACAATTCATTGATGGCAGCGATGAAATCGAAGGGCTATTGGTCGTGGTCGTTGCCTCCCAAGCCTTTCTCTCGGATCAACGGTTGGGTCTGAATCGGTATGAGGCCCTCAAGCTTCGCATTTGGGATGATGTCCGGGATAAAACCCGTCAAAATCCCTTTGCGCCGATGGTCAGGCTGACCGATCAGACTACAGTCTTTGCCGAGAGCAGTCTTCTGGCCAAAGTGGGAAGCCGAAAAGAAGATGTGCAGCATCAGCGGGTTATTGAATCCTTGAGGGCAGGTGTCCCCAGCCCAGGAGTGGTCCAAGCGCTGGGATGTCCACAGCCGATGGTCAAATCCAAATTTCAACAGATGTTGCAGGACGCTCAGGCCAGCATTCATAAGGGTTGGACCACAAAAGGGATGTTGATTGAAGGAGGCTTTGGTACGGGGAAATCACATTTGCTGGAATCCTTAAGACGTATGGCATTGGAATCCAGATTTGTATGTAGCAAGGTCGTAATAAGTAAGGAAACGCCTTTGTATAGCCCCGCAATGATGTTTCGATCTGCCATTGAAGCTGCTGATATCCCTGAAAAACGAGGAGATGTTTTAACCGAGGTGGCAGCGGATTTAAATTTTAAGAGTCCTCAATACGCGAATTTTTATGAATGGGTGCATCGTCAGGGCGGAGAAATTGATGGGCGCTTTGCGGCCTCAGTGTTTCTATACGAACGCATGGTCAATGACCCGGAGTTAAGTCACCGGATCATTCGATTTTGGGCAGGGGATCCGTTGACCGATGCTGAAATCAAGCGATTACTCAAATCCTGTGATGCGAGTGTTTCCTATCGATTTGAACGAATCTCACCCATGGAAATGGCGTTGCAACGATTTAAATTCGTTTCACGACTAATGATTGCGGCGGGATATGCTGGTTGGATTTTACTGATCGACGAGGCGGAAATTATTGGCAGGTATTCCTTCAAACAACGAGCCCAGTCCTATGCGGAATTAGCCAGGTGGTTGGGCCGACTGGAAGCCTCCAGTTTTGCCGATCTCGGCTATAAATCCGGACTGGCGGCGGTGATGGCGCTCACGGATGATTTTCAAAGCGCAATTCTGGATGAAAAGGGTGATCGGGAAAAAGTCCCAGAAAAGCTGCGAGAATCAGGATCGGAAACCGATTTGGTGCTGTCCCGCCAAGCAGAACAGGGAATGCGGCTCATTGAATGCGAACGCATACCCTTGGTCGGTCCCTATGACCAGCTTGTAGAAGAAATCTACCATAAAATTCGTGCCATTCATGGCGCGGCGTATGGGTGGGAACCACCTCAGGTCCCAACGATTGAGCGATTATCCAGCACCCGGATGCGTGAATATGTCAAAGGCTGGATTACCGAATGGGATTTGACGCGTCTCGATCCAACACAAAAAGTTGACATTGAATTAATGGAAATTCGACAAGATTATTCGGAAGACTCTGAATTAGAAGGGGATCTGGAAGGCCGGCTTCATCCGGCACTCTCCGAGTCGAACTAG
- a CDS encoding DUF3365 domain-containing protein, with protein MSVSELTSRKESPLSTLGLWDSCVNRVLGAMELLHRHTILVLTLLFGLCLIVIYLHISQLKTQMVTAMAFRGSEIYTRALNEMRIWYTVEVVQRLHNQGIDASIEYRDHQGEIPLPAALSRDLGNRLVAGRKGERLELLSPYPFYPGKKPGGLLDGFQEEAWKFFTQHSDTNEPFYRFEQVDGRESLRFVKADRMQKECVECHNRHPDSPKRDWQIGEVGGLLEVVYPVDSLETIMGMSWQGTYGLMGMLVVIWMGGFGLVVLKLGRVASELEEQVRDRTGALQSANKHLELEIHDRLLAEDTLRKAKDNLEKRVQERTAKLAASNAELIREVAERKRAEEDIRKLNSQLVQRSAQLEASNKELEAFSYSVSHDLRAPLRGIDGFSQAVLEDYDEKLDESGRNYLRRVRTASQRMSKLIDAMLNLARLTRAEIHTQSFDMSAVVRAVLEDFQKMDPDRQIECIVADNVFATADPQLLRAVLENLIGNAWKFTQQQPHPRIEFGYGQYKGQAAYFVSDNGAGFDMTYVHKLFGAFQRLHAYTEFPGVGVGLATVHRIIQRHGGQIWAEGVVGKGATFHFTL; from the coding sequence TTGTCGGTATCTGAGTTGACGTCTCGTAAAGAATCGCCGTTGTCGACCTTGGGACTATGGGACTCCTGTGTGAACAGGGTCCTGGGCGCCATGGAGCTCCTACATCGGCATACGATTTTGGTATTAACCCTGCTTTTTGGGCTCTGTCTCATCGTAATTTATTTGCATATTTCCCAATTGAAAACCCAAATGGTGACGGCCATGGCCTTTCGGGGATCCGAAATTTATACCAGAGCGCTGAATGAGATGCGGATATGGTACACCGTCGAAGTTGTTCAACGCCTCCACAACCAGGGCATCGATGCCTCGATAGAGTATCGGGACCATCAAGGCGAAATTCCTCTCCCTGCGGCTCTCAGTCGGGACCTGGGTAATCGATTGGTCGCTGGGCGAAAAGGGGAACGACTGGAGTTACTGAGTCCCTATCCGTTTTACCCCGGTAAGAAACCAGGAGGACTCCTTGATGGCTTCCAGGAAGAGGCGTGGAAATTTTTCACGCAACATTCTGATACGAATGAGCCATTTTATCGGTTTGAGCAAGTCGATGGGCGTGAGTCTCTCCGTTTCGTGAAGGCCGATCGAATGCAGAAGGAATGTGTGGAGTGTCATAACAGACATCCGGATAGTCCCAAGCGTGATTGGCAGATCGGAGAAGTGGGCGGCTTGCTGGAGGTCGTGTATCCCGTGGATTCGTTGGAGACGATCATGGGTATGAGTTGGCAAGGGACTTATGGGTTGATGGGGATGTTAGTCGTCATTTGGATGGGAGGATTCGGATTAGTGGTGTTAAAGCTTGGGCGGGTGGCAAGTGAATTGGAAGAGCAGGTTCGCGATCGAACCGGCGCCCTCCAAAGTGCCAACAAACATCTGGAATTGGAAATTCATGATCGACTCTTGGCTGAAGATACTCTTCGGAAGGCGAAAGATAATCTGGAAAAGCGAGTCCAGGAGCGAACGGCGAAGTTGGCTGCATCAAATGCCGAACTCATTCGGGAGGTGGCGGAGCGGAAGCGGGCAGAGGAGGATATACGCAAGCTCAATTCCCAGTTGGTCCAGCGCTCCGCGCAACTTGAGGCGAGTAATAAAGAACTTGAGGCGTTTAGTTATTCGGTCTCCCATGATTTACGCGCGCCGCTGCGGGGGATCGATGGGTTTAGCCAGGCTGTGTTGGAAGATTATGATGAAAAACTTGATGAGTCAGGGCGAAATTATTTGCGGAGGGTGCGGACGGCCAGTCAACGAATGTCCAAGCTTATCGATGCCATGCTCAATCTGGCCAGGTTGACACGGGCTGAAATCCATACCCAGAGCTTTGATATGAGTGCTGTCGTCCGGGCTGTTCTTGAAGACTTTCAAAAAATGGACCCTGACCGGCAGATAGAATGTATTGTGGCTGATAATGTATTCGCCACCGCCGACCCGCAATTGCTTCGGGCCGTTTTAGAAAATTTAATCGGCAACGCGTGGAAGTTTACCCAGCAACAACCCCATCCCCGTATCGAGTTCGGTTATGGACAATACAAAGGGCAGGCAGCCTACTTTGTCTCCGACAACGGGGCAGGTTTTGATATGACCTATGTGCATAAACTCTTCGGCGCGTTTCAACGGCTTCATGCCTATACAGAATTTCCGGGTGTGGGCGTGGGGTTGGCGACGGTGCATCGAATTATTCAACGGCATGGCGGTCAAATTTGGGCAGAAGGAGTGGTGGGCAAAGGCGCGACCTTTCATTTTACGTTGTAA
- a CDS encoding DUF2791 family P-loop domain-containing protein yields MELRPQEWFHTLRQEYLQRFIGQGGSSVKFVVTDSDSDRVDIQDQLATLAQQEGYACISVDAKDTKIHMMDKLFHQIARLIPWDELASQFVRRLLQENGYQIPDNQEEFCMTGVARMNERAEPLLRRDLNSWLERAIYRDSQMCQEFRMAMIRLCLGQLDSGSEVPFMTEPVKSWLKGEIRQISALKEALIFQKINRTNARYMFVSLCRWLRLVGKTGLFVSLNLSRCLLSRKPDSPEGLYYGVSTTLDAYEMLRQFIDGTDELESFLLVVQVPQEFLTDDRRGLNRYEALKLRIWDEVRDRQYQNPLGALIRLGSQEAGEAHDTGKKEYTDRPAMANGDVGHQRAMEALRSGVPNRDVVQVLGSHQPDLEGKFRRLLQQMEANVPNDTPTKGIVIEGGFGSGKSHLLHALQQVALEKNFVCSPIVISKETPLYNGVPLFRAAINNAIVPGKHGDALTEIAGELNFQSPHFADLFDWVHRKDQVCDSRFAASLYLYERMINDPELSHRMIRYWAGDPLSNSQLNKYLQGCPPENPYVFTKISSQDLASQRFRFVSRLMVAAGYKGWILLIDEAEIIGRYSFKQRTKSYREVARWMGVLAEDACPAIGAIVALTDDFQSVILEEKQDSQKIEQMCQEESTDEAHMQALQAIQGIRLIEQEGEPLVRPYESMVDALYERLRALHGSAYSWTPPPVSAVEKLSSTRMREYVRGWITEWDLRRLYPEAQLDIEILDVRQTYDEDQELEPTMADDIDTEKVPESEENLMAVALQNQAPV; encoded by the coding sequence ATGGAGTTACGACCTCAAGAATGGTTTCATACGCTTCGGCAAGAATACCTTCAACGATTTATTGGGCAAGGAGGGTCATCGGTCAAGTTTGTGGTGACAGATTCTGACTCGGATAGAGTCGACATCCAAGACCAATTGGCTACCTTAGCCCAGCAGGAAGGGTATGCGTGCATCTCAGTTGATGCTAAAGACACCAAAATTCATATGATGGATAAGTTGTTCCATCAGATTGCTCGTCTCATCCCATGGGATGAGCTGGCCTCACAATTTGTTCGTCGACTTCTTCAAGAAAATGGATACCAGATCCCGGACAACCAGGAAGAGTTTTGCATGACGGGAGTTGCCCGGATGAATGAACGGGCGGAACCGTTACTGCGTCGAGATTTAAATAGTTGGTTAGAGCGGGCCATCTATCGCGATTCGCAGATGTGCCAGGAATTTCGTATGGCCATGATCCGATTGTGTTTGGGGCAATTGGACTCTGGCTCAGAAGTTCCCTTTATGACCGAACCGGTCAAGTCATGGCTGAAGGGGGAAATTCGTCAGATTTCCGCTCTTAAAGAAGCCCTTATTTTTCAGAAAATTAATCGGACTAATGCCCGGTATATGTTTGTGTCGTTATGCCGTTGGCTACGGTTAGTTGGGAAAACAGGGTTATTCGTGTCCCTGAACTTGAGTCGATGTTTGCTCAGTAGGAAACCGGATTCTCCGGAAGGCTTGTATTATGGCGTTTCAACGACGTTAGATGCCTACGAAATGCTTCGCCAGTTTATTGATGGGACAGATGAATTGGAAAGTTTCTTATTAGTGGTCCAGGTGCCGCAAGAATTTTTGACAGATGACCGGAGGGGACTCAACCGGTATGAGGCGTTAAAATTACGCATTTGGGACGAAGTCCGTGACCGCCAATACCAAAACCCATTAGGGGCATTGATTCGCCTGGGATCTCAAGAGGCCGGGGAGGCCCACGATACCGGAAAGAAGGAATACACTGATCGGCCGGCGATGGCCAATGGTGATGTTGGGCATCAACGCGCCATGGAGGCTTTGCGATCCGGAGTGCCGAATCGTGATGTCGTGCAGGTACTGGGAAGTCACCAACCGGATCTGGAAGGAAAATTCAGACGGCTGCTTCAACAGATGGAGGCCAACGTTCCGAATGACACGCCGACCAAGGGCATCGTCATTGAAGGAGGGTTTGGGAGTGGAAAATCCCATCTTCTTCATGCGTTGCAACAGGTAGCGCTGGAGAAGAATTTTGTCTGCAGTCCCATTGTAATCAGTAAGGAAACACCCTTGTACAATGGCGTGCCCCTCTTTCGTGCAGCCATCAATAATGCCATTGTTCCAGGTAAACATGGTGATGCTCTCACCGAAATAGCCGGTGAACTGAATTTCCAAAGCCCGCACTTTGCCGATTTATTTGATTGGGTGCATCGCAAGGACCAAGTGTGCGATTCCCGGTTTGCAGCCAGCCTGTATCTCTATGAGCGGATGATTAATGATCCTGAGCTGAGTCATCGCATGATCCGCTATTGGGCGGGAGATCCGTTGAGTAATAGTCAACTTAATAAATATCTCCAGGGGTGTCCGCCGGAAAACCCTTATGTGTTCACTAAAATTTCCAGTCAGGATTTGGCCTCACAACGGTTTCGATTTGTCTCACGATTGATGGTCGCGGCTGGCTATAAAGGGTGGATCTTGCTTATCGATGAGGCGGAAATCATCGGGCGATATTCCTTTAAACAACGGACCAAGTCCTATAGGGAGGTGGCACGGTGGATGGGGGTGTTGGCCGAGGATGCCTGCCCGGCGATTGGGGCCATTGTGGCTCTGACCGATGATTTCCAAAGCGTGATCTTGGAAGAAAAACAGGATTCCCAGAAAATCGAGCAGATGTGCCAGGAGGAATCAACGGATGAAGCTCATATGCAAGCACTACAGGCAATCCAGGGTATCCGGCTCATTGAACAGGAAGGTGAGCCATTAGTTCGTCCCTATGAATCAATGGTCGATGCGCTATATGAGCGGCTTAGGGCGCTTCATGGATCGGCCTATAGTTGGACACCGCCACCCGTTTCAGCTGTAGAGAAATTATCCAGTACCCGGATGCGCGAGTATGTTCGTGGATGGATTACGGAATGGGACTTGCGACGATTGTATCCGGAAGCGCAATTAGACATTGAAATTCTGGATGTGCGGCAAACGTATGACGAGGATCAGGAATTGGAACCCACGATGGCGGATGACATTGACACTGAAAAGGTACCAGAGTCGGAAGAAAACTTGATGGCTGTCGCCTTACAAAATCAAGCTCCTGTGTGA
- a CDS encoding response regulator gives MMTNKAILLVEDHPDDEELTMRALKKNNIKNEVVVARDGVEALEYLFGTGAHAGRDLTQMPQIILLDLKLPKIDGLEVLRRLRADERTKFLPVVVLTSSKEEQDIVKSYQLGANSYVRKPVDFQEFSQAVQNLGLYWLILNEAAPERV, from the coding sequence ATGATGACCAACAAAGCAATCCTGTTAGTGGAAGATCATCCTGATGATGAAGAGTTGACGATGCGGGCGCTCAAGAAGAACAATATAAAAAATGAAGTCGTGGTGGCGCGGGATGGCGTGGAAGCGTTGGAATATTTATTTGGAACCGGAGCGCATGCCGGTCGTGATTTAACCCAGATGCCTCAAATTATCCTGCTGGATCTCAAGCTTCCCAAGATTGATGGGCTGGAAGTGCTTCGACGGTTACGGGCTGATGAACGGACGAAGTTTCTTCCGGTGGTTGTGCTCACGTCGTCGAAGGAAGAGCAGGACATCGTGAAAAGTTATCAACTTGGAGCCAATAGTTATGTTCGCAAGCCAGTGGACTTTCAAGAATTTTCTCAAGCGGTTCAAAACCTGGGGCTCTATTGGCTGATTTTAAATGAAGCGGCACCGGAAAGAGTGTGA